DNA sequence from the Moorena sp. SIOASIH genome:
GCGTCGCCAGCTTGCCTTACGGGGGTTTGGCATATCCACCTTAGTTATTTTTGCGGTAGCACTACTTTGCCAAAATGTCCTGAAAGCCTGGCAAATTGACCTCTCAGCAATGCTAATCGCAACAGGTATTATCCTTTTTTTAGTGGCTCTGCGAACAGTATTATCCCAGTATAATCCCCCCACAACTAAGGATGCTTCCCCTGTAAGTCCTTCTCTGAATTTAACGATTAATCCTTTAGTTTTTCCCAGTATTTTAACTCCCTATGGCATTGCTGTTGTGGTGACTATGAGCGCCATGTTCGGACGGATGGCAATTGCTCCGGGTTCTATGTTTTTGCTATTATTTCTGGTGATGGTACTCAACTTAGGAGTGATGTTGGTCGCCCATCCCCTTTTGAATCTCATCAAACCCGTGACTCTAAGAGTGCTTGGTTTTGTGTTTGGGGTGATGCAGGTGGCTTTGGGACTGGATATGATTTTGACGGGAGTGAAACTGGAAGCGATCGCACTGAAATTTATACTAGGGTTGTAACATTATTTCCCGATAATTACTCTTAATAAAAATCTGCCCCATAAGCCCATATCTCCACAATATTACCACACCTCCTATCTCTTTACCTGCTCCCTAAAACCATAGCAATTTTTTAAATAAGAGCCAGAGCAATCATCCCCAATAAAGCCAAAGCTGATACAATTGTAGAAACGCCTTTCTTATCCTCAGATAAATCCTCTTGTTCTTCAATGGGTTCCTTAATGGTTTCCCAGCACGCCTCTCTAATCGTCGCACTCCACTCACTGCCCATTTCTGAAAACCAAAACAGATTAGGATCACCTATAAATGGTTGACGGTTAATGGTTTGCTCTTCACGGTTGACGGAGATTGGGTGACGGTTAATGGTTGAAGCTTGACGATTGGTTAATGGCTGACGGTTAATGGTTGGCCTGTGACGGTTATCGGAGTATTGGGACTGATATCGGTAAGTCTCACAAATAATTTGTTTGGGCTGATCACCAGTAACGGTATCCTTTTTCTGTGACATCGATTAACACCCGATTCTAAAGGTTGACAAGGTAAGCATTCAGCAGCTATGGCACTAGCTGCTGAATGCTGAGTGCTAATAGCTGATTTCTAAGTATCTATAGACTTATCGGGGTAATCACCAATAGTTATGCAGAAAATTTTCAATACCAGTAAGCGGTCAGTGGTCAGTGGTCAGTGGTCAGTGGTCAGCGGTCAGCATTCAGCGGTCAGTGGTCAGTGGTCAGTGGTCAGCTTATTTTATTCAAAAGCACCTCAAAGTGGCACAGGCTTCCAGCCTGTGACCTAACCCATAAGCTAATAACTAATAGCTAATAACTGATAACTGATAGCTGACAGCTGATCGCTGATCGCTTAAATCTAGATAGCATAAGCCTCAACCTCCAAGCGAACCATTTTGACATGAGTTAATCCTTGACTATCTATTGGATAACGCTCGATGTACCTATCCACAACAGTATTCAAAAATGTTTCTCTTAATTCCTGAGGAAGTCTATTGGTATAGGGAAACCAGGTTGTTCTTAACCACCCTTTCAATCCCTCCTTGCCTTGATGCTGCATATCTTTAGGAATTAACTGCACACCTTCAGCCTTAAACCCATTTTCTGGTAACCATCTTTGATACTCTTCAATGCCATAAAATGAATAAGGAAAGTTAAAGTCTATAAAATACTCTTTCCAGTCTGGAGCAGTGATAATTTCATCTATGATCAGTAGTAATTCCCTAGCATTACCTTTACCTCCCATCTGAAACAGTAATTTTCCGTGAGGTTTAAGGTGATTACGAACGCCTTTTAAAACTGAACTATGGTCATTGATCCAATGTAATACAGCATTGGAAAAGACAACATCGAAGCTATGGTTGAGGTTAATCGCTGTAGCATCCATAAGTTGAAACTCTAAATTAGGATACTCTACTGGGGGAAATTTATTCCGAGCTAACTCAACCATGGTCTTGGATGAATCAATTCCTAAAACACTACCGTTGTTAAGAATACTGGCAAATTTAGCAGTAATCTTTCCGTCTCCACAACCAATATCCAGGAGTGTTTCGTTCCCCATTAGTGATAGCTTTTCAATTAGTTCCTTTGCCCAATTGAGCTGTGCTGAGGAATTCTTAGCATAATCATCAGGATTCCATTGATTGTGATTAGTCATATATATCAATTCTAGGACTTGTGAGGTACAAATATCTAGGTTTTAGGGAGCAGGGAGCAGGGAGCAGGGAGCAGGTAAAAGAGAAGAGGCAAGAGCCAATAGTCAAACAATTATGTGTACCTCATGAGTCCTAAAAACGTTATAGCGAAAGCGGTCAGTGGTCAGTATTCAGCACTCAGCAGTCAGCAGTCAGTGCTCAGGGGTCAGCTTATTTTATTCAAAAGCACCTCAAGTATGGTGGCACAGGCTTCCAGCCTGTGACCTAACGACTGCATCAAGACAGGGTGGCACAGGCTTCCAGCCTGTGACCTAACCCATAAGCTAATCGCTGATCGCTAATAACTGACAGCTGATAGCTGATAGCTGACAGCTGACAGCTGATAGCTGAATGCTTACCTAAACTTATCGCCTCAAATTAATATGGCGAGTCAAAATCCGGATGATCTCACCCTCGACAGGAGAAGGAATCGGCGGAGTCCACGCAATCACTTCCGCAAAGCGAAGCACGTGCAATTGGTTAATCACACTCTCGACACCTTTGGGTACACCACAGGCGAGGAGGCGGACTGGGGTTTTGCCGTGAGGCACATCATAGATTGGAGCTTTGATTAGCTCTGGAAGCGATGCAGCGCGGTCTTCGGGGTTTCCCCCATGAGCGACTGCATCAAGACAAGAACGTGGGTTTACCATGTAAATATCACCTTATTTTCTTGGTGGTGGAATAGCGATCGCACATCTCGGCCTGTACAACCTATGTGCGATCGCTTTGTGCTGGCGAGGGAATTGCCAATCACTGTAACTGCGTACTTTTATACTATATCCTATCTTCTGCAGTTTGTCAACACTTTAAGTTTAAAAAAAAATTATAGAAGTATTATTTTCAACAATTCATGCTGCGACAGGTTACAATCAAACGTAACGAGCGTTTATTATGGTAAGAGGTTAAACACTAAAGTGGTGATTCACTGGAAATTGGCAGTAGTAATGGCTGAGCGCAACATCAGCAATAAAGAGCTAGCTGAGATGATTGGAAAGCATCCTAACTCCGTTTCCAGGCTAAAACGGCATCGTCGTCTACCTAGAATTGACGAAGACAAACTCAACTCCCTGTGCAAAGCACTCAAGTGCCAACCAGGGGACTTGATAGTCTATCAAGAGGATGAACAAGATCCCTAAAGCGGTAAATTTACCGGTAATCGGTAATCGGTAATTGGTAATCGGTAACCGGTAATCGGTAATTTTCCCTGAGCCTTAGCCATCAGGGCTTCATGGATGAGCCCAAAATATAGGAGCCTTGAGCTGTCTGGTGAATCGTCTCTGCAATTTTTTTAGCCACCTTCTCGCTAGTCCAGTAGCTGTCGTGAGCACTGCCACCATTGATTAATGCTAAAAATGTCGATTGCACGGGTTTAGCAACATTTTCTAATAATCCAGAACCGTAGGTAAGTACATCTTCAAGTTTGATAACTGTGTCATACTCATCTACTAATTTTGGCAACACTCCTTCTAGGGGCCAAGCAATCGGATCCCCCGGATGTACAAAGTTTTGCCAGGGTAACGCCACTCCTTGTTGAGTCAGAATTGCCAGTAACTCCTTTAGTTTGTAACTAATATCATGGGTACTCCCCTCTCTGGTTTTGCCAACAATATGGATCAGAGTAAATAGGGCAATCGGTGAACCCATGGTATGAACACTAGCCAGAGGAATGGCGCTGTCTTGCTCAGATTCGATTCCCAAAATGCTTTTGCGAATCTCCTGAATACTCTCATGACCAGGTATACTTGGGTCATCCCATCGACTAGCAAACAACACATCAAATAGGATAATCGTTCCCCAACTGTGAGTAACTAGGTGCAAACGGTCATCATCTTGGTATCCCTCCAATCCCTGATAAGCTTGTGTACTCATCTGCTCAATAGCCAGAGAACCAACATGTCTGCTGAGGTAGAGGGCCCCGTCTCCAACGAATTGTAAGATTTGCTTTTCACGGAAGTCTCTGAACCAGAACTCATTCCACACCTTCGATGCATTCAATACTCCTTGGAGTTCCTTCTCCTGCTCAATCACCACATTCCCCCAGTACAGAGGGATCTTTTTGAGTTGAATGGATGACTCAACATTACTTTGAATCAGATCGAAAAGCTTGTCAGCGTATTGGGGTGTTTCTCGATCTTGGCGAGTATTGACACCATGTATAAACAAAATGTAGTCAGTAGCCACGGATCACCCTCTCTTTTATGGAATTTTATAGATGATTCCATTAGTTTATGCGATCGCGTACCCTACGGGACGGTTATCATCGATTCCTGGTAGGGAGTAGGGAGTAGGGAGTAGGGAGTAGGGAATAGGGAGTAGGGAATATGGCATCAAAAATTCTCACAATTCGTAAGAATTCAGCTATCAGCATATGCGCGTAGCGCATATGCTTACCATCAAACTTTTACTATAATTATTTATTTAGGCTGTGCTTATCTAAATGGAATTCTTGATCGATGATGTTTTTACAAATATGAGATGCAGCCGATCTAATTTATGTCTTCTGTCTCAGATAAAAAAACAGCCAATTTATTAGACTAAGATTAATCCCTAATCAGGTAGTCTGGTAAAATAGTTTCGCTATCTATCTGTGCCAATTCAATCTGCTTTTGGGTCAGATTTTTAGCTCCTTGGAGGTTAGCCCCTCTTAAATCTGTACCCTGGAGATTAGCTCCCTCTAAATTTGCCTCTTGCAAGTTAGCTTGAATCAACGATGCCCCCTGTAAATTAGCATTCCAGAGGATTGCCTTTTCTAGCTTAGCGCTCCTGAGAAATGCCCCTTCTAGGTTAGCATCAGATAAGCAAGCGTCTGTCAAGTTAGCTTTTATCAAGTATGCTCCTTGGAGGTTAGCTTGATTACAGTCTGCCCCTTCTAGATTGGCTCCGATCACATATGCTCCTTTTAGATTAGCCTGATTAAGACAAGCTCCTTGTAGTTTGGAGCCACTAAGGTATGCTTCTTGCAGGTTTGCTTCTGTTAGGTTTGCCCCGATCAGTGTGGCGTGACGTAAATCAATTTTCTCATCTTCGAGCTCTTTTGAGCTGTCGCGCCTGCCAATAACCGTCAGGGCACCTTGAATATCAATGGGAAGTTTTTGGTTTTGTGTAATTTGAACAGGACTGGATAACTCATCTATTTGCTTTTGCTGCTCTACATTAATCTTCCAAGGGGACTGATATCGCACAAAAGTCGATAAAATTTCCATAATTTTCCAGTGGTCTTCGCCAGAAACCTTAGCAATTCGTTCTAGGGCATAAATTGCCCCTAGCCGCAGGGCAATCTGATCAGAACTCAGCCACTCCAGGGCATTATTCAAGCATTGAATTATTTGCTTGTCTTCTGTACTGATAGTATTCTTGACAGTTATACCAGTTTTTGATAGGTTATATAAACCTTTGTTTAAGTAGTAAATTTTAATCAAAATTACTAGTCCAATAGCCATTATTACAACAGCTATAAAAAACAAAATTTGGTCTTTTTGCTCTACTTGATTTACAAAAAAAAATAGTTTATTGAGTTGGGATTTTTCAAGAAACCCCTCAATAAAATTTATGGGAAATACCACAAACCAATATAACGAAGCAATCCCTAAGTAGACTAAGCCACTATAAATCAAAAAAACAACCATTTTGAACTGTAAAGGATGATTTTTTTCCTGGTTTACCTTGAGCTTCATGCCTTGTATTATCCTGACTGACTCAACTGGTAGACCTAATTAAATCACCGTCTTGTGAATATAATGTGAATAAATTAAAAAATATAACTAACGAGCTATCGAAACATCCTGAAATTTGAGAACCCCGCGTCTAATGACCGGGGATGAAAAAGAGAGACGGGGTGGGTGCATCTCATATTTGTAAAAAATATCGCAAGTGTGGGGAGTGTGGGGCCCGGGCGCGGGGAGTGTGGGGCCCGGGCGCGGGGAGTGTGGGGCCCGGGCGCGGGAATTTTCGCCCGAATTTTTGTCTAATTTCAAAACTGAGATGCACTCGACGGGGTTAACCCCCTTAAAGTATCCTGGCTATTTCCCTTTTTGATTCTCTATATACTTTTTGACCACTTCTGTGCTAACTTGACCTGTTGACGCCACAAAATAGGTCGGGGTCCATAGTGAGGGTAATTTTTTAAGATTAGGAAATTCTTTCCGCAAGTGATGTGAAGCTCGACCTTTTACCCATCGAGCTATTTCAGCAGGAGATTCATGAGTTGGTGCGTTCAAGAACATGTGGACGTGGTCTGGCATTATTTCTAGCGCAATCAATTTCCATCCATGTTCGGAAACCAGATCAAAGATTATTTCAAGAAGTCGTCGAGCCACGTGTTCTACTAATACAGGCTTTCGACGCTTTGGGACAAAAACAAAGTGATAATTTATTGAAGACACCGACCCCTCTGTACGGCGGTACTCATAATCTTTACTAGATAATTTTGCCATTTTTTCCGGGATTATGTTGACTGTAGCTGTAGTAGCAAGTATACTAGTAGACAAGGAGGTGATGCAACTTGTACAAGACAATACCAGTCAAGGCTGTATTTTCAGAAGAAGAAAGAGCATTTTGGGAATTTCAGTGTCAGCAAGCCAATAGTCTGTTTAATTGTGCAATCTACTATGCTAAACAAAAGCATTACAATTGGCTAAAGGAACAAGAGGCTTACACCACTTACTGGAGTGGTGATGACTTAAGAGTTGGTTGGAAAACTTATAAGTGTACTACCAAATATCCAGAGCTTGATATTGCCTTAAAGATGTCACCTCATTACAAAGGGATGGCGGCTCAATCTGCTCAGCAAACCCTTAAAACTGTTGGGGAAGCGATCACTAGTTTTAATAAATTAGTTGGGTTGTACTATCAGGGGAAAGTAGATAGACCTAGGTTTCCTCGTTATAGGAAGTCTGGAGGGTTTGCTGCGGTAACTTTCCCTCGGCAAGCTCTCAAGTATAGAGAAGGGTTGTTTGATCCTTCTGTCAGCAAAGAAAGCAAGCCTGAATTACTAACTCAAATAACACTTTCACCACCAGATTTTATTGACCCTGATTGGGTGAAAGAGGTCACTGTCCGCCCTTGCTACGGACAGTTGTGGATAGATTGGGTTATTGATGACAGAAAGCAGCCGATAACTGATAACCCAAAACTAGACTATTTTCAGGCCATTGGGATAGACCACGGTGGTGATAACTGGTTGACCTGCGTTTCAACGTTGGGAAAAAGCTTTATTATCGACGGTCGAAAGCTCAAATCAATGAATCAGGGGTACTGTCGCCTTGTAGCTAAATACAAATCTGGGAAACCGGAAAAGTATTGGGATTCCCATCTAGACAAAATCCAACTTAAGCGGAACAATCAGATGCGGGATGCCATAAACAAGACGGCTCGGTTTCTTGTAAATCGTTGCTTGAACAATGGGATAGGAAATCTGGTATTTGGCTGGAACGAAGGACAAAAAAATTGTTCCAGTATGGGGAAGAAAGGAAATCAAAATTTTGTACCTATTCCCACTAAGCGGCTAATTGAAAGATTAAAACAACTTTGTCCTGAATATGGGATAAAGCTAATTATCACTGAGGAATCTTACACTAGCAAAGCGTCTTTCTTGGACGGTGATTCATTACCAAAATATGGTGAAAAACCCAGCGGATGGATCCCTTCTGGCAAAAGAGTCAGACGTGGCTTGTACAAAACTGCCTCTGGAAAGTTGATCAACGCCGATTCTAACGGCGCTGCCAACATTCTCAGAAAAGTATCCACACAGTCATTCGACCTGACTAAGGTGGTTAGGGGAGCTTTGACACTCCCACATCGATATAATTTGTTCACTGATCTGTCTAAATTATATCGATATAAGGGTGAAGCGGTACGGGTTTACCCTACCGCGTAACATCCTTGTAGAATCCCCCGTGCTTTAGCCGGGGGAGATGTCAAATCTATATAGCAAAGGGAACAGGGAACAGGGAACAGGGAGTCGGGAATCGGGAGTCGGGAATCGGGAGTCGTCAGAAGCAGGAAATGGTAGGTGCGCTTTCCGTTGGCGAATTAAATTCGCCACGGGTCGCACCTGAAGAATTTTCCCGGAAATACTTGTGTATTTTGATACATATGGGTAGATTTTTTTCGGAAATACTTATGTATTTTGATACATATTTTAATGAATTTATACGTAATAAACGTACCTCCTTTTTAAAAAACCTACCCTTGTAAGCATCTCCCCATCTATCCATCTCCCCATCTCCCCATCTCCCCACCCTCCCCACACTTCCCACACTTCCCTCTCTTTCCCAACTCCCGACTCCCGACTCCCGACTCCCGACTCCCGACTCCCGACTCCCTTTACCAAGGACTAATTAACGGAATAAAAGAGGATAAATCTGACGCCAAGCTAGGATATAAAACACAGCAGTCCATACCAACAACCAGATTAATTCTAAAAACCAGAACTCTGGTAACCCTAACGGCCAACGTAACAAATCAACGATAGATGATAGGGGTAAAACAGCAGCGACATAACCCAGTCCAGTGGGTAATGTATCCCTAGGAAAATAAGTACCACAGAGAGTAAACATTGGTATCATGAACAAGAAAATCGGCACATTAATCTGATCAATAGTACGCACCGTTCCAGCTGTAAATAGCCCAATAGCAGCAAACAGCATACTCCCTAAAATAATTACAGGCAAAGATACCAGCAATTGCCAGCCAGAGTAAAGTCCCCAGATAACTGCTACTAAACCTGTGATGGTACCAGCTAGAGCTCCCTTTGTAGTTGCCCATAGCCAATCTCCAATAAATACTTCCATGAAACTCAAGGGTGCTGTCAGCAGTGCATGCCAAGTTTTTTGAAAACTCAAGCGCAAATAACTCCCATATGCTCCTTCAGAAAAAGACTGAAACAGAACCCCAATTCCTATCATTCCAGGAGCTATAAAGTTCAAATAAGAGGTGGTTTGACCATGGTAATAAACATCTCCCACTAGGGGAGTTAAACCATAGCCAAAGGCAATCAGATAGATTATAGGTTCAGAAATTGGAAGTAAACTATTGACTAGCCAAGTTTTTTGATACACTTTGGCATGACGATGCCAGACAGAGTAAATGCCCCAAAATGTTACAGAAATTCCTTTCATACCGAGTTGCATTCCAAGATAGTAGATTGGTTGGATAGGGGGATAGGGAGATGGGGAGATGGGGAGATTGGGGTAAGAGAAAGTTGTAGGTTTTACCGCAACTTGGTATCATTTATTTTTTAATATTTTACCCAATCACATCTCCCAATATAGGAGATGACAATTATTCAACCGGATGTTGATAGTAAACCTGTCTAACTTACAGCGTTTTTCATAACTATGAGGTACACAGGATTTTTTCCCTGTTCTCTGTTCTCTGCTCCCTGCTCCCTGCTCCCTAAAACCTATAACGAAAGTACCTCACAGAATTGAAAACTGCTGTAATCAATCCAATGATGTTCCGGTCAGTCGTAAAAATACATCTTCCAAGTTGGTGCGGCGGCGGCTTAGACTAACAGATGGAATCGTATTTAGCTCTTTCCAGAGAGGTTGGGAATTGTCCATAGGTAATGCCATCAGGTAGTTACTGCCAAAGGTGCGATACCAAGTTCCGTACTGAGTCGCTAATTGTTGCAGGATATCTTCCGAGATACCGTCAATCTCCACTAGCTCTTTACCAACAGTGCGCTCAATCAGGTCATTGGGGGTACCTTCGTCAATCACCTTACCCTGCTGAAGTAAGATTAAGCGATCACATAATCGTTGTGCTTCATCCATATAGTGAGTAGTCAACAACACCCCACACCCTTGATTTTTCAGGTGAATCACCAGCTTCCAAAAATCCTGCCGTGCATCCGGGTCAAGTCCTGTGGTAGGTTCATCTAAAAACACGACTTGGGGATGATTAATCAAGGCTCGTGCCAATACCAAACGCCGCTTCAATCCACCAGACAGCTCATCAATCCGCCGCTGAGCATAATCCTGTAGCCCCACCAGCCCCAGTAACTCCCCTGCCCGTTTCCGAGCTGACTTACCGGTAATCCGGTAGTGGTGGGCAAAGATAACCAAATTTTCAAATACGGTGAAGTCCGGGTCAAGATTATCCTCTTGAGTAACAATCCCCATCGAAAAACGAACCTGTCGCCCTTGAGAATGTACCTGATATTGACCCAACTGCACAAAGCCACGACTAGGAACAACTGCGCCGTAGAGCATTCCCACCGTAGTGGTTTTACCCGCACCATTCGGTCCAAGTAAACCCAAAATTTCCCCAGGATTCAGGGTAAAACTAACTCCACTAACGACAGTGCGATTGCCATAAGATTTCCACAAATCGTAAGCCGTCAGTGCTACTCGTTCCGTATCGATTTCAGATGTTGTAAGATACATAGCTAAGACAACACATGGGTTGCTCAATTTTGTTCGCGTTCGCCTTTGGCGTGGCCTACGGCCAAGCGTGGCCCATAGGCCAAGGTTAGCTGGTTGAAGGTTGTTCGCGAAGCGTGGCCAAAGGCCAAGGTTAGCTGGTTGAAGGTTAGTCGGTTGAAGGTTAGCTGGTTGAAGGTTAGCTGGTTGAAGGTTAGCTGGTTGAAGGTTAGTGGGTTGAAGGTTAGCTGGTTGAAGGTTAGTCGGTTGAAGGTTAGTGGGTTGAAGGTTAGTCGGTTGAAGGTTAGTCGGTTGAAGGTTAGTCGGTTGAAGGTTAGTCGGTTGAAGGTTAGTCGGTTGAAGGTTAGTCGGTTGAAGGTTAGCTGGGTAATGCCTCACGGACCACTGACCCAAGGTTAATTGAGTCTACTTGAATCAATATTATGACTTGGGTAAATTCATTAGCTTCACAAAGCCAAAGGAAAAGCCTTGCTTTCACTTGTACTACAAAAGTAGTATAACGATATGTTTTAATACTGTCAAAATTAATAAAGACACTAAAGATGGATGAAGCGATAGAAATCAGGCATTAGCCCCAGGAAAACAGGTACTTATCACGTCTTATCTGTATGTATCGTTAATTTCAAACCTAACCAGTTAACCTATAAGCATTCAGCTATCAGCCTTGGCCAAAAGCCACGCTACGCGAACAGCTATCAGCCTTGGCCAAAAGCCACGCTACGCGAACAGCTATCATCCATCAGCACACTAACCTTGGCCAATAGGCCACGCGATCGCGTTCAACCAGTTAACCTTGGCCAATAGGCCACGCGATCGCGTTCAACCAGTTAACCTTCAACCTTCAACCTTCAACCTTCAACCGACTAACCTTCAACCTTCAACCGACTAACCTTCAACCGACTAACCTTCAACCTTCAACCGACTAACCTTCAACCTTCAACCGACTAACCTTCAACCTTCAACCGACTAACCTTCAACCTTCAACCGACTAACCTTCAACCCCCTAACCTTCAAGCAACTCCTAAAATCAATTCCCAACTATTCAACCTTCCCGTATCCATCGCTACATCATCCACCACCTGTAATTGCCATACCCCTGATGCTGGTTTATTTAAAACCAACTTCAAAGCGGGAGTAGTTTCCACGGAATAGGTTTGTTTTAATACTCTCCTCGCTCCCAAGGTGCGACTTTGTAACAACACTATCTCACCTGTAGGGGATTTCAAACTTATCTCAATATCCCCTAAAAATTCATGCTCAATATCCACCTTTACCTGAATCTCTCTGACCGATGCTGATTGAGTTAACCGAATCCTACTAGTAATCCCCCGAGGATTATTGTCAGGAATGTTGACGCTGCGGTCATTAATTCCTTCAATCACCTTTTTGGAAGCAGATGACCTTTCCTGGGATTTCTCCTGAGCCGCTTTAACAGCCTTAAAGGCGTTAACTTTACCATAGCCAAACCACTGAGAGTGACCATTGGTATCATAGGTTCCCAGTCGTCTGTTTAACTGAGGGTCTGGATTAGGGTCTACGATTTTATCAGCACTCTGTTCCAAAATCTGCTTCACCTCCCCAGCAGTTAGGTCAGGATTGACCGAAAGCACTAACGCGGCAACTCCTGCTACTACCGGACAAGCACTAGATGTTCCGCCAAAATTGCCCACAAAATCCCCAGTCTCATAGCCAGCTGACCCCACTTGGTCAGCACTGAATACCCCTAATCCCTTGATTCCTCCTGTCACTATAGGTGCCGTATAAACATAGCCTTTGTTGGGAAACCACATCCCTGGGGGAGCATTATTACTGGGAGCGCACACGGAAACATTTTCCCCCCAATTGCTATAAGCCGACTTTTTACCCAGGCTATTACAAGCAGAAACTGTAATCACATCGGGATGAACCGCAAATCCACTCAACCATTCCGTTGACCCTTTCAACAAATTATTTGGCCACCCCCGCTCATAGATAGTGCCGCTAACTGGACGATTGGCATTCCCCGCCGCAAAAACAATCACACAGCCTTTCCCTTGACGTCCTTTAGTAGCAGCACGGGTAATCGCTGCTCGTTGTCGCAGGGATAGGGGAAAATAAGCTGATGCAGCACCCCAACTGCAAGAAATTACACTCGCGCCATGGTCAACTGCCCAATCAAACAGTGCTTCAATGCTGCGGTCATCGAGAAAACCACTGGTGCGCATTGGCATCAAAGCACACTTAGGCGCTACTCCCACAATTCCCTGACCATTTTCCTCTGCCACCGCTATCCCTGCGCAAGCGGTGCCATGACTCTCACCAGAATTAGTAGGTATGGGCAAAAAGTCTTGGTCTTTAAAGTCCCTAGGGGCAACAATTTTGCCAGGACCGGAAAAATCGGGATGGTTGATGTCAATCGCATCATCAGTCACAGCCACCACTACCGACCGGTCTCCTCGGGTAATATCCCACGCTTGCTCGACATGAATATGGGAAGCAATTGACAACATCGCACCGCCGTTATGGTTCAGATACCACTGCTTGGGATATAAGGTGTCTTGGGGACGGTAAAACGGTTCTTGGGG
Encoded proteins:
- a CDS encoding MarC family protein; amino-acid sequence: MRILGIAIASAYFASMLALSSATATIPTPPSLSLPTDFTGQTAIISAQAMESSSNQIAIPVKAEIDAKTQVLFEQLFEGFGVLNILIIFLLTVGPLKLIVPFVKLTANADPALRRQLALRGFGISTLVIFAVALLCQNVLKAWQIDLSAMLIATGIILFLVALRTVLSQYNPPTTKDASPVSPSLNLTINPLVFPSILTPYGIAVVVTMSAMFGRMAIAPGSMFLLLFLVMVLNLGVMLVAHPLLNLIKPVTLRVLGFVFGVMQVALGLDMILTGVKLEAIALKFILGL
- a CDS encoding class I SAM-dependent methyltransferase, which encodes MTNHNQWNPDDYAKNSSAQLNWAKELIEKLSLMGNETLLDIGCGDGKITAKFASILNNGSVLGIDSSKTMVELARNKFPPVEYPNLEFQLMDATAINLNHSFDVVFSNAVLHWINDHSSVLKGVRNHLKPHGKLLFQMGGKGNARELLLIIDEIITAPDWKEYFIDFNFPYSFYGIEEYQRWLPENGFKAEGVQLIPKDMQHQGKEGLKGWLRTTWFPYTNRLPQELRETFLNTVVDRYIERYPIDSQGLTHVKMVRLEVEAYAI
- a CDS encoding helix-turn-helix transcriptional regulator, giving the protein MVIHWKLAVVMAERNISNKELAEMIGKHPNSVSRLKRHRRLPRIDEDKLNSLCKALKCQPGDLIVYQEDEQDP
- a CDS encoding pentapeptide repeat-containing protein, which codes for MVVFLIYSGLVYLGIASLYWFVVFPINFIEGFLEKSQLNKLFFFVNQVEQKDQILFFIAVVIMAIGLVILIKIYYLNKGLYNLSKTGITVKNTISTEDKQIIQCLNNALEWLSSDQIALRLGAIYALERIAKVSGEDHWKIMEILSTFVRYQSPWKINVEQQKQIDELSSPVQITQNQKLPIDIQGALTVIGRRDSSKELEDEKIDLRHATLIGANLTEANLQEAYLSGSKLQGACLNQANLKGAYVIGANLEGADCNQANLQGAYLIKANLTDACLSDANLEGAFLRSAKLEKAILWNANLQGASLIQANLQEANLEGANLQGTDLRGANLQGAKNLTQKQIELAQIDSETILPDYLIRD
- the tnpA gene encoding IS200/IS605 family transposase; this translates as MAKLSSKDYEYRRTEGSVSSINYHFVFVPKRRKPVLVEHVARRLLEIIFDLVSEHGWKLIALEIMPDHVHMFLNAPTHESPAEIARWVKGRASHHLRKEFPNLKKLPSLWTPTYFVASTGQVSTEVVKKYIENQKGK
- a CDS encoding transposase; the encoded protein is MYKTIPVKAVFSEEERAFWEFQCQQANSLFNCAIYYAKQKHYNWLKEQEAYTTYWSGDDLRVGWKTYKCTTKYPELDIALKMSPHYKGMAAQSAQQTLKTVGEAITSFNKLVGLYYQGKVDRPRFPRYRKSGGFAAVTFPRQALKYREGLFDPSVSKESKPELLTQITLSPPDFIDPDWVKEVTVRPCYGQLWIDWVIDDRKQPITDNPKLDYFQAIGIDHGGDNWLTCVSTLGKSFIIDGRKLKSMNQGYCRLVAKYKSGKPEKYWDSHLDKIQLKRNNQMRDAINKTARFLVNRCLNNGIGNLVFGWNEGQKNCSSMGKKGNQNFVPIPTKRLIERLKQLCPEYGIKLIITEESYTSKASFLDGDSLPKYGEKPSGWIPSGKRVRRGLYKTASGKLINADSNGAANILRKVSTQSFDLTKVVRGALTLPHRYNLFTDLSKLYRYKGEAVRVYPTA
- a CDS encoding ABC transporter permease, whose product is MKGISVTFWGIYSVWHRHAKVYQKTWLVNSLLPISEPIIYLIAFGYGLTPLVGDVYYHGQTTSYLNFIAPGMIGIGVLFQSFSEGAYGSYLRLSFQKTWHALLTAPLSFMEVFIGDWLWATTKGALAGTITGLVAVIWGLYSGWQLLVSLPVIILGSMLFAAIGLFTAGTVRTIDQINVPIFLFMIPMFTLCGTYFPRDTLPTGLGYVAAVLPLSSIVDLLRWPLGLPEFWFLELIWLLVWTAVFYILAWRQIYPLLFR
- a CDS encoding ATP-binding cassette domain-containing protein, producing MRHYPANLQPTNLQPTNLQPTNLQPTNLQPTNLQPTNLQPTNLQPTNLQPANLQPTNLQPANLQPANLQPANLQPTNLQPANLGLWPRFANNLQPANLGLWATLGRRPRQRRTRTKLSNPCVVLAMYLTTSEIDTERVALTAYDLWKSYGNRTVVSGVSFTLNPGEILGLLGPNGAGKTTTVGMLYGAVVPSRGFVQLGQYQVHSQGRQVRFSMGIVTQEDNLDPDFTVFENLVIFAHHYRITGKSARKRAGELLGLVGLQDYAQRRIDELSGGLKRRLVLARALINHPQVVFLDEPTTGLDPDARQDFWKLVIHLKNQGCGVLLTTHYMDEAQRLCDRLILLQQGKVIDEGTPNDLIERTVGKELVEIDGISEDILQQLATQYGTWYRTFGSNYLMALPMDNSQPLWKELNTIPSVSLSRRRTNLEDVFLRLTGTSLD